A region from the Rufibacter sp. DG15C genome encodes:
- the rpsF gene encoding 30S ribosomal protein S6 → MALKNYETLFIMTPLLNEVQMQETVEKFRQVLKENGADIIHEENWGLKKLAYPIQKKNTGFYHLVEFTAPGTVVDILELAYRRDEKIIRFLTTALDKHAVAYNERRRNGEFKSAKKEKEAPQAS, encoded by the coding sequence ATGGCTTTAAAAAATTACGAAACGCTCTTCATCATGACCCCGTTGTTGAACGAGGTGCAGATGCAGGAAACGGTCGAGAAGTTCAGACAGGTGCTTAAGGAAAATGGCGCCGACATCATCCATGAAGAAAACTGGGGACTTAAAAAACTGGCTTACCCAATCCAGAAAAAGAACACCGGTTTCTATCACTTGGTAGAGTTCACTGCCCCTGGCACTGTGGTTGACATCTTAGAGCTGGCGTACCGCCGCGACGAGAAGATCATCCGCTTCTTGACTACAGCCCTAGATAAGCACGCAGTTGCTTACAACGAGCGCCGCAGAAACGGCGAATTCAAATCAGCTAAAAAAGAGAAGGAGGCTCCTCAAGCGTCATGA
- the rpsR gene encoding 30S ribosomal protein S18 → MSLVNEKIHKQDTRKKYCRFKKNGIQYIDYKDGNFLLKFVNEQGKLLPRRLTGTSLKFQRRVSQAVARARHLAILPYVTDSLK, encoded by the coding sequence ATGAGTTTAGTAAACGAAAAAATCCACAAGCAAGACACACGCAAGAAATACTGCCGTTTCAAGAAGAACGGTATCCAGTATATCGACTACAAAGACGGTAACTTCTTGTTGAAATTTGTAAACGAGCAAGGCAAGTTGTTGCCACGTCGTTTAACTGGTACCAGCTTGAAATTCCAGCGTCGTGTATCACAAGCAGTAGCCCGTGCCCGTCACCTGGCTATTCTACCTTATGTAACTGACTCTTTAAAATAG
- the rplI gene encoding 50S ribosomal protein L9 has translation MEVILKDDVKGVGYKNDIVVVKPGFGRNYLIPQGLAVMATPSARKVVAENVRQVAHKAEKIQNDAQDLANRIGTTVLSIPAKAGETGKIFGAVTSLQVSEALKALGYDVDRKRIDFDQEVKSLGEYTATLNLHKEVKHQIRFNVVEA, from the coding sequence ATGGAAGTTATTCTAAAAGATGACGTAAAAGGCGTTGGCTATAAAAATGATATCGTAGTAGTAAAGCCAGGTTTTGGCCGTAACTACTTGATCCCTCAAGGTCTTGCTGTGATGGCAACTCCTTCGGCCCGCAAAGTAGTAGCTGAGAACGTTCGACAGGTTGCGCACAAAGCTGAAAAGATTCAGAACGATGCCCAGGACCTGGCTAACCGTATTGGTACCACCGTTCTTTCTATCCCTGCAAAGGCTGGCGAGACTGGTAAAATCTTTGGTGCTGTTACCTCTCTGCAAGTTTCTGAGGCCCTTAAGGCCCTTGGTTATGACGTAGACCGCAAGCGTATTGACTTTGACCAAGAGGTGAAGTCTTTAGGCGAGTACACAGCTACCTTGAACCTACACAAAGAAGTGAAGCACCAAATCCGTTTCAACGTAGTTGAGGCCTAA
- a CDS encoding c-type cytochrome yields MISCKKRAKYTFLLPFIFFFFVLSTAFAQDQANVADKGVTPGSAAPAAGAANAGALPTEDAGVIDAGSTLFKNNCAQCHSVTEEVVVGPGLKNVHTKRALPWLQKWIKNSSALIQSGDKDAVAIYEQYAKQQMPSFAFSDEEINSIVAYIKKESAAPAAVAAGTEGVPGATPGGQVGENAPGSIGSHLDIVLVALVVVLIVLVITLLIIASVLKGYLKNKADLTGAEQEMLEQRTNFANIYKSKAVRVIVGLILAVVVLDLTIDKVMGIGIQQGYAPKQPIAFSHKLHAGDHQINCNYCHTSVYKSRSANIPSANICMNCHSQIKKESPEIQKIYRAIENNKPIEWVRVHNLPDLAYFNHSQHTKVGGVECQTCHGPIETMEVVAQFSPLTMGWCIDCHRNTPLNTEGNAYYDNLVKLHEKQSKGAFVVASNGGTECSKCHY; encoded by the coding sequence ATGATTAGCTGCAAAAAGAGAGCAAAATATACCTTCTTACTCCCTTTTATCTTCTTCTTCTTTGTCTTAAGTACTGCGTTTGCGCAGGACCAGGCAAACGTAGCTGATAAAGGAGTGACGCCAGGTTCGGCGGCTCCGGCCGCAGGTGCCGCTAATGCAGGCGCTCTGCCCACAGAAGATGCAGGGGTAATTGATGCTGGTTCTACCTTGTTCAAGAATAACTGTGCGCAATGTCACTCAGTTACTGAAGAAGTAGTAGTAGGCCCAGGATTGAAAAATGTTCACACTAAGAGAGCATTGCCTTGGCTACAGAAATGGATCAAGAACTCCAGCGCCTTAATCCAGAGCGGAGACAAAGATGCAGTCGCTATTTATGAGCAGTATGCGAAGCAGCAAATGCCTTCTTTTGCTTTCTCTGATGAGGAAATCAACTCTATTGTAGCTTACATCAAAAAGGAAAGCGCCGCTCCTGCAGCTGTTGCTGCCGGTACAGAAGGTGTGCCAGGTGCAACTCCAGGCGGGCAAGTTGGTGAGAATGCTCCAGGTAGCATTGGTAGCCATTTGGACATTGTACTTGTAGCTTTAGTAGTTGTCCTTATCGTATTGGTGATTACCTTGTTGATCATTGCCTCTGTTCTTAAAGGCTACCTGAAGAACAAAGCTGACTTAACCGGTGCTGAGCAGGAGATGCTAGAGCAGCGCACCAACTTTGCCAATATCTATAAGTCAAAAGCCGTACGTGTCATTGTAGGTTTGATCCTAGCCGTAGTGGTATTGGACTTGACCATTGACAAAGTAATGGGAATTGGTATCCAGCAGGGGTATGCTCCTAAGCAACCAATTGCCTTCTCTCACAAATTGCACGCTGGTGATCACCAGATCAACTGTAACTATTGCCACACGTCAGTTTACAAGAGCCGTAGCGCGAATATTCCTTCGGCTAACATCTGTATGAACTGCCATAGCCAGATTAAGAAAGAGTCTCCAGAGATTCAGAAAATCTACCGCGCTATTGAAAACAACAAGCCTATTGAGTGGGTGCGTGTTCACAACTTACCTGACCTGGCCTACTTCAACCATTCTCAGCACACCAAAGTGGGTGGCGTAGAGTGCCAGACGTGCCACGGTCCAATTGAAACCATGGAAGTGGTAGCGCAGTTCTCTCCATTGACCATGGGCTGGTGTATTGACTGTCACCGCAACACACCTCTTAACACAGAGGGCAACGCTTATTATGACAACTTGGTGAAGTTGCATGAGAAGCAATCCAAAGGCGCTTTTGTAGTTGCGTCTAACGGTGGTACAGAATGTTCTAAGTGCCACTACTAA
- a CDS encoding TAT-variant-translocated molybdopterin oxidoreductase — translation MQETIKYWRGVEELNNTPEFQKHAHDEFPEFLPVSEASGSERSADVAPRRDFLKLLGFGIAATTLASCEAPVRKAIPYLNKPEEVEPGIANWYASTYFNGDIYNSILVKTREGRPIKVEGNTLSPITKGGTHARSQASLLSLYDNARLQGPTAKGKAATWSQVDQEIRTKLTGVQGKVVLVSNTIISPSTKAVIREFGAQFPSFEHVTYDANSASALLKANGGVIPGYDFSKAKVVVSIGADFLGSWISPTEYSKQYITNRKITADNPVMSRHFQFETNLSLTGANADVRVPVKPSEYGAVAAALYNAIAGGGAIQAPTTSASKQIEAATKELLANRGAALVVSDSNDVAVQTIVTAINSALGANGATINTSAPSYVRQGDDARMLRLINDMNAGSVGAVIFYGANPAYDHPLSQQVIAGVKKVGLKISFADRADETAMLADYICPDSHYLESWNDFEPKRGFLSLAQPAISPIFKTRQAQDSLLKWSGSTSDYYTMIQRTWSGVVSGGAAWDKAVHDGIATGSTGANEPTAAPAPMTLAAAALSINKAARAAGKNVELAIYEKVAIGSGQLANNPWLQEMSDPTTKATWDNYVTISAAMAKELNVEQNDVLRITAKGKSIELPALIQPGQAKGTVGIAIGYGRTHAGQAANNVGANVYPLVSVADNGLVYANTVTLEKVGADKPIAQTQTHHTVMGRIVVQESTLKQYQKDPKTVTEYIRIATPEGPQKPQSVSLWQDYEYKDHHWGMVIDLNSCIGCGACTIGCQVENNVAVVGKQEVLNRREMHWLRIDRYYSSDATRENGGFEKMEDPSENPTVIFQPMLCQHCNHAPCETVCPVAATMHSSEGLNQMVYNRCVGTRYCANNCPYKVRRFNWFNYANNDKFDYNMNNDLGKMVLNPDVTVRSRGVMEKCSFCVQRIQAGKLEAKKEARRPKDGEVVTACAQACPTNAIVFGDMLDPNSQVSQILKREKGERAFHVLEELNTQPNVTYLTKIRNLA, via the coding sequence ATGCAAGAAACAATTAAATACTGGAGAGGGGTAGAGGAGTTAAACAACACTCCAGAATTCCAAAAGCACGCTCATGACGAGTTTCCTGAGTTTCTGCCAGTAAGTGAGGCCAGCGGCAGTGAAAGATCTGCAGATGTGGCTCCACGTCGTGATTTCTTAAAACTATTAGGTTTTGGTATTGCAGCTACTACCTTGGCGTCTTGTGAGGCTCCGGTACGTAAAGCAATCCCTTATCTAAACAAGCCAGAAGAAGTTGAGCCGGGTATTGCCAACTGGTATGCCTCTACCTACTTTAACGGAGATATCTACAACTCCATTCTGGTTAAAACACGCGAAGGTCGTCCTATCAAGGTTGAGGGCAATACGCTTTCACCAATTACTAAAGGCGGTACGCACGCACGTTCGCAGGCTTCTTTGTTGAGCTTGTATGACAATGCCCGTCTGCAAGGACCAACCGCAAAAGGAAAAGCGGCTACTTGGTCACAAGTAGACCAGGAGATCAGAACTAAACTGACTGGTGTGCAAGGTAAAGTGGTGTTGGTATCTAATACCATCATCAGCCCAAGCACGAAAGCTGTCATTAGAGAGTTTGGTGCACAGTTTCCTTCTTTTGAGCACGTAACCTATGATGCTAACTCTGCTTCTGCTTTGTTAAAAGCAAACGGTGGCGTTATTCCAGGTTATGACTTCAGCAAAGCCAAAGTAGTTGTGTCTATAGGCGCAGACTTCTTGGGTTCATGGATTTCTCCGACTGAATATTCTAAGCAATACATCACTAACCGGAAGATCACGGCTGACAATCCTGTCATGTCTCGTCACTTCCAGTTTGAGACAAACCTTTCTTTGACTGGTGCCAACGCAGATGTTCGTGTGCCAGTTAAACCATCTGAGTACGGTGCGGTAGCAGCTGCCTTGTACAATGCAATAGCAGGCGGTGGTGCTATCCAAGCGCCAACTACTTCAGCCTCTAAGCAAATTGAGGCTGCTACCAAAGAATTGCTAGCCAACAGAGGTGCTGCTTTGGTAGTGTCCGATTCAAATGATGTTGCAGTTCAAACTATTGTAACAGCCATTAACAGTGCCTTGGGTGCAAATGGTGCTACTATCAATACCAGCGCTCCATCTTATGTGCGCCAAGGTGATGATGCCCGCATGTTGCGTCTGATCAATGACATGAACGCTGGTTCTGTAGGTGCTGTAATTTTCTACGGCGCTAACCCAGCGTATGACCATCCTTTAAGCCAGCAAGTAATAGCAGGTGTTAAGAAGGTTGGTCTTAAGATTTCCTTTGCAGACAGAGCAGATGAAACAGCAATGCTAGCTGACTACATCTGCCCAGACAGTCACTACTTAGAATCTTGGAATGACTTTGAGCCAAAAAGAGGTTTCTTAAGCTTAGCCCAGCCAGCTATTTCCCCAATCTTTAAAACCAGACAAGCACAGGACTCTTTGTTGAAATGGTCAGGATCCACTTCTGATTATTACACCATGATCCAGCGTACATGGTCTGGGGTAGTGAGTGGTGGTGCCGCTTGGGATAAAGCTGTGCATGATGGTATAGCTACCGGTTCTACTGGTGCCAATGAGCCAACTGCCGCACCAGCTCCAATGACATTAGCCGCTGCTGCGTTAAGCATCAACAAAGCAGCTCGTGCCGCTGGTAAAAATGTAGAGTTAGCCATTTATGAGAAAGTAGCGATTGGTTCTGGTCAACTGGCCAACAACCCATGGTTACAGGAAATGTCTGATCCTACTACCAAAGCCACTTGGGACAACTACGTGACTATCTCCGCTGCCATGGCTAAAGAGTTAAACGTAGAGCAGAACGACGTTTTAAGAATCACTGCCAAAGGTAAGTCAATTGAATTACCAGCTTTGATTCAGCCAGGTCAAGCCAAAGGTACAGTAGGTATTGCCATAGGTTATGGTCGTACACATGCTGGCCAAGCTGCCAACAACGTAGGTGCCAATGTGTATCCTTTAGTATCTGTAGCTGACAATGGCTTGGTATATGCCAACACGGTCACTCTAGAAAAAGTAGGCGCTGACAAGCCAATTGCACAGACGCAAACGCACCATACGGTAATGGGACGTATTGTAGTGCAGGAGTCAACCCTAAAACAATATCAGAAAGACCCTAAGACCGTAACTGAGTACATCCGTATCGCGACGCCTGAAGGTCCTCAGAAACCACAGAGCGTTTCCTTGTGGCAGGACTACGAGTACAAGGACCACCATTGGGGAATGGTCATTGACTTGAACTCTTGTATTGGTTGCGGAGCCTGTACCATAGGTTGCCAGGTTGAAAACAACGTAGCAGTTGTAGGTAAGCAGGAGGTGTTGAACCGCCGTGAAATGCACTGGTTGCGTATTGACCGCTATTACAGCAGCGATGCCACCCGTGAAAACGGTGGATTCGAGAAAATGGAGGATCCATCAGAGAATCCTACTGTTATCTTCCAGCCAATGCTTTGCCAGCACTGTAACCACGCTCCATGTGAGACGGTTTGTCCGGTAGCTGCCACCATGCACAGCTCAGAAGGCTTGAACCAGATGGTGTACAACCGTTGCGTAGGTACTCGTTACTGCGCCAACAACTGTCCATATAAAGTTCGTCGCTTTAACTGGTTCAACTACGCCAACAATGACAAGTTCGATTATAACATGAATAACGACTTGGGCAAAATGGTGTTGAACCCAGACGTGACCGTACGTTCACGTGGTGTAATGGAGAAATGCTCTTTCTGCGTACAGCGTATCCAAGCGGGTAAGCTAGAAGCTAAAAAAGAAGCCCGTCGTCCTAAGGATGGAGAAGTAGTAACCGCTTGTGCGCAGGCTTGCCCTACCAACGCCATTGTATTTGGAGACATGCTGGATCCTAACAGCCAAGTGTCACAGATCTTGAAGAGAGAAAAAGGAGAACGTGCATTCCACGTATTGGAAGAGTTGAATACTCAACCAAACGTGACGTACCTAACCAAAATCAGAAACCTAGCTTAA